In Microbacterium maritypicum, the following are encoded in one genomic region:
- a CDS encoding DUF3515 domain-containing protein produces the protein MLRSRRLAALAGAAILSAVLAGCSTTVHLEPADDANDPACASVSVLLPDSVAGFDRVWTDAQATGAWGEPTTVALRCGVEPPAPSALVCTTLGGVDWLVLEQEEERQRLVTYGRDPAVEVNIRRGEQIDFQSIVDSISTSIQSGLAPATAKCTDRVEFPAS, from the coding sequence ATGCTCCGTTCCCGTCGCCTCGCTGCCCTCGCAGGCGCGGCGATCCTCTCCGCCGTCCTCGCCGGATGCTCCACGACCGTGCACCTCGAACCGGCCGACGATGCGAACGATCCGGCGTGCGCCTCGGTCTCGGTGCTGCTGCCGGACAGCGTCGCCGGGTTCGACCGGGTGTGGACGGATGCCCAGGCCACCGGCGCGTGGGGAGAGCCCACCACGGTCGCGCTGCGCTGCGGTGTCGAGCCGCCGGCCCCCTCCGCACTCGTCTGCACCACGCTCGGCGGCGTCGACTGGCTGGTCCTCGAGCAGGAGGAGGAGCGGCAGCGCCTCGTCACCTACGGGCGCGACCCCGCGGTCGAGGTCAACATCCGTCGCGGCGAGCAGATCGACTTCCAATCCATCGTGGACTCGATCTCCACGAGCATCCAGTCAGGACTGGCGCCGGCGACGGCGAAGTGCACCGACCGCGTCGAGTTCCCCGCGAGCTGA